Proteins encoded within one genomic window of Flavobacterium gilvum:
- a CDS encoding GxxExxY protein encodes MSENDISKIVFESALKVHQVLGPGLLESAYEECLFYELKKHNLKIEKQKQLPLVYEDVKLDAGYRIDIIIENKFIVEIKSVEALNDVHLAQLLTYLRLSNCKLGLLINFNVNLLKNGVKRVINGTL; translated from the coding sequence ATGAGCGAAAACGATATATCAAAAATTGTTTTTGAAAGTGCATTAAAAGTTCATCAGGTTTTGGGGCCAGGTTTATTGGAAAGTGCTTATGAAGAATGTTTGTTTTATGAGTTAAAAAAGCACAATTTAAAAATTGAGAAGCAAAAGCAATTACCTCTGGTTTATGAAGATGTGAAACTGGATGCAGGATATAGAATAGATATTATTATCGAAAATAAATTTATTGTTGAGATTAAATCTGTTGAGGCCTTGAATGATGTTCATTTGGCTCAGCTGTTAACTTACTTAAGATTGTCAAATTGTAAATTAGGATTGTTAATTAATTTCAATGTTAATTTATTGAAGAATGGTGTTAAAAGAGTAATAAATGGAACTTTATAA
- a CDS encoding VWA domain-containing protein: MELDESKYLYLLFILPVVAVLFLFNLYWKRKKQREFGDLEVIKRLSPERSVFKPFLKLTVLLLGLIALILGLVNPKIGTKVETVKREGIDIVFALDVSKSMLCEDVAPSRLEKSKQIVSQIINQLGNDRIGIVAYAGNAFPVLPITTDYSVAKMFLQSTNTDMVSSVGTSLDEAIKTSATFFDDKKTSKLLIMISDGEDHSEGAEAAAEEANKLGIKIITIGVGTEKGGTIPLKRNGVVESYKRDNEGNIVVTKLDAKNLEAIGKATKGGYVYGNNTKEVLEYIKAALDKIQKTEFEATQMADFQSQFQWFLGFGFVLLFVDVFFLERKTSWVNKLNLFNENK, encoded by the coding sequence ATGGAATTAGACGAATCAAAATATTTATACCTTCTTTTTATATTGCCAGTTGTGGCGGTACTTTTCCTGTTTAATTTATATTGGAAAAGAAAGAAACAACGTGAGTTTGGAGATTTAGAAGTAATCAAAAGACTAAGCCCTGAACGCTCTGTTTTTAAGCCTTTTTTGAAATTGACCGTTTTGCTTTTGGGATTAATAGCCTTGATTTTAGGATTGGTAAACCCTAAAATTGGTACCAAGGTGGAGACTGTAAAAAGGGAAGGAATCGACATTGTATTTGCATTGGATGTTTCCAAAAGTATGCTTTGTGAAGATGTTGCTCCAAGTCGTTTGGAAAAAAGCAAACAAATCGTATCACAAATTATTAATCAGTTGGGGAATGACAGAATAGGAATTGTGGCTTATGCAGGAAACGCTTTTCCGGTGCTGCCCATCACGACTGATTATAGTGTTGCCAAAATGTTTCTACAAAGCACAAATACCGATATGGTTTCATCCGTAGGAACATCACTTGATGAAGCCATCAAAACATCGGCTACTTTTTTTGATGACAAAAAAACGAGCAAGTTGTTGATAATGATTTCAGACGGAGAAGACCACTCTGAAGGAGCCGAAGCCGCTGCCGAAGAGGCCAATAAGCTAGGGATAAAAATTATAACCATAGGAGTTGGAACCGAAAAAGGAGGCACTATTCCTTTGAAAAGAAATGGAGTTGTCGAAAGTTATAAAAGAGACAACGAAGGAAATATTGTTGTGACAAAACTCGATGCCAAAAATTTGGAGGCAATCGGGAAGGCGACAAAAGGAGGTTATGTATACGGAAATAATACCAAAGAAGTTTTGGAATATATAAAAGCGGCATTGGATAAAATTCAAAAAACAGAATTTGAAGCTACGCAAATGGCCGATTTCCAATCACAATTTCAATGGTTTTTAGGATTTGGGTTTGTATTGTTGTTTGTGGATGTTTTCTTCCTGGAAAGAAAAACAAGCTGGGTAAACAAACTGAATTTATTTAACGAAAATAAATAA
- a CDS encoding vWA domain-containing protein gives MEKITFLNPEFFWLFLLIPLAIVWLVWKRNQQSATLKISSLQGFKGSESLLTKLKPGLDVLRLLALSFLIIALARPRTVDISNKTKTTKGIDIVLAIDVSGSMLARDFKPDRMQALKSIAADFVDERPNDRIGLVVYASEAYTKSPVTSDKAVIQEAIKSIKYDNILVDGTGIGMGLATAVNRLKDSKAKSKVIILMTDGVNNAGFIEPDTASDIAQQFGIKVYTIGIGTNGMAESPYALGPNGQLIFRMMKVEIDEQLMKSIARKTGGKYFRATSNDKLAQIYHEINKLETTEIEELKFYDYDEKFRPFALIAGFLLLLEIGLRNTVYRSFL, from the coding sequence ATGGAAAAAATAACCTTTTTAAATCCGGAATTTTTTTGGTTGTTTCTTTTAATACCATTGGCTATTGTTTGGCTTGTTTGGAAAAGAAATCAACAATCGGCGACACTAAAAATAAGTTCGCTTCAAGGATTCAAAGGATCAGAATCTTTGTTGACAAAATTAAAACCAGGATTGGACGTTTTACGATTATTGGCATTGTCTTTTTTGATCATAGCATTGGCAAGACCCAGAACGGTTGACATTAGCAATAAAACAAAAACTACGAAGGGAATCGATATCGTTTTAGCAATTGACGTCTCTGGGAGTATGTTGGCTAGGGATTTTAAACCAGATCGAATGCAAGCGCTAAAAAGTATTGCAGCCGATTTTGTGGATGAACGACCAAACGACAGAATAGGATTGGTGGTTTATGCTTCTGAAGCATATACCAAATCCCCGGTTACAAGCGACAAAGCCGTTATTCAGGAAGCTATCAAAAGTATAAAGTATGATAATATTTTGGTGGATGGAACGGGAATCGGGATGGGATTGGCCACCGCCGTAAACCGTCTGAAAGACAGTAAAGCCAAAAGTAAGGTGATTATTCTGATGACAGATGGTGTTAATAACGCCGGATTTATCGAGCCAGACACTGCTTCGGACATCGCACAGCAATTCGGAATCAAAGTGTACACTATCGGAATTGGAACCAATGGAATGGCAGAATCACCGTATGCACTTGGGCCAAACGGACAATTGATTTTCCGAATGATGAAGGTGGAGATTGATGAACAACTAATGAAAAGCATTGCCAGAAAAACAGGTGGTAAATATTTTAGAGCCACGAGCAATGATAAATTAGCACAGATTTATCACGAAATCAATAAATTGGAAACCACCGAAATAGAAGAATTAAAATTCTATGATTATGACGAAAAATTCAGACCTTTTGCTTTAATTGCCGGGTTTTTACTATTATTGGAAATAGGTTTACGCAACACTGTGTATAGAAGTTTTTTATAG
- a CDS encoding tetratricopeptide repeat protein: protein MKNRIIYLLLLLLTFVANAQEKDKVLPKANEEYVAKNFADAEADYRISHSKFPGRTVSSYNLGNSIYRQNQFSESKFAYANALKSLKTRPQKHKAFHNMGNVFMKEKDYTQAVEAYKNALRNDPTDEETRYNYALAKKMLKDNPPPKNDKNKDKNKDKDKDKNKDKKDDKNDKNKDNNKDKKDDKKEGDQNKKEDKPKNDQGQPKPKPSDISKQRTDNLLDAVNNEEKKIQDKVNANKMKGSPVKTEKDW, encoded by the coding sequence ATGAAAAATAGAATTATATACCTACTACTATTGCTTTTAACTTTTGTGGCCAACGCCCAAGAGAAAGATAAAGTTTTGCCAAAAGCAAATGAAGAATATGTAGCCAAAAATTTTGCGGATGCCGAAGCAGATTATAGAATTTCACATTCTAAATTCCCAGGCAGAACAGTGTCTTCATATAATTTGGGAAATTCTATTTACAGACAAAATCAATTTTCGGAATCCAAATTTGCGTATGCGAATGCTTTGAAAAGCCTGAAAACAAGACCCCAAAAACACAAAGCGTTTCATAATATGGGGAATGTTTTCATGAAAGAGAAAGATTATACCCAAGCTGTAGAAGCCTATAAAAATGCTTTGCGAAATGATCCAACAGATGAAGAAACACGTTACAATTATGCTTTGGCCAAAAAAATGCTGAAAGATAATCCGCCACCAAAAAACGATAAGAATAAAGATAAAAACAAAGACAAAGATAAAGACAAAAATAAGGACAAAAAAGACGACAAAAACGATAAGAATAAAGACAATAATAAAGATAAAAAGGACGACAAAAAAGAGGGTGATCAAAATAAAAAAGAAGATAAACCTAAAAATGATCAGGGACAACCAAAACCAAAACCTAGTGATATATCGAAACAACGAACAGACAATCTTTTGGACGCCGTTAATAATGAAGAAAAGAAAATACAAGACAAGGTAAATGCCAATAAAATGAAAGGTTCTCCAGTGAAAACAGAGAAAGACTGGTAA